A window of Arcobacter acticola genomic DNA:
CTAAATAGGTTGATCTAAATGCTTCTGTCAATCCATGCATAGAATAAAATTTCGCATTTGTAAAATGTTTTTCAAGATCTTTTATCATCTTAGCTGTAACATTTCCACCTGAAGAAGTAATAATTCTTACACCTTTTAATAACTCAGCACTTGGAAGTCTATGTTCATCTTCATCAAACATATCTGATATATTAATTGGCATTAATGGTAATACTGTAATCTTATCATTTATAATATGGTTGAAAAAATCACTTGGCAATACAAATCTATGTAAAGCTAATGTTGCTCTTTTATATAAAGAACAGAAAAGTTGATTTAAACCATAATCAAGATTAAATATTAAAAGTCCTGAAATAACATCATTTTGCTCTAAATGTAAATATTGAGATACAACACGAGCTGAATCAATTAGATTTCTATGAGAAATTACTATTCCATTTGGTTTTCCACTTAAACCAAAAGAGTAAGTAATAACAGCATTATTATGCCCACTCACATCACAAATATAAGGCTTATTATAATATTTGTAAATCTCTTCAAATGATGGTAAATCTTTATGACTTGTTTCATATGAAATTATATGACCTTCAAATTTAATCTCTTCAATAGATTCAAGTTTGATTTTATCAGTGATAATACATTTAATATCACAATCACCAATAATATATTCAACTTGTTCAGCTTTAAGTAGTTTTGTTAATGGAACTAATACATAATTTGTTGATAAAATCGCTAAAATTGCAATTACTTGGTCTATTCCTTTATTTGAATAAATACCAATTCTACTTCCTTTTGGTAAATCAAGCTCAGCTAAATAGTAAGCAATTTGATTTACTTTAGTAAAAAGTTCCCTATAAGTTAATTTTTCATTTCCAAAAACTAAAGCAATTTTATCTGGGTTTGATACATTTGCATCTTCTATTAATGTTCTAATACAGTTTATTGACATTTTTATCCCTTTTTATTGTTGTGTGATACCAAGTGTCCAAATATCATAATTTGAATCCATGATGATTGCAGGATGAATATCTGAAGTTAAAATCTTTTTATAGAAAAATGAAATAATATCTTCAGCCTCTTCAAAACTTAATACCTTTGTTATACCACCTGTTAATACAATTGATTTTAGTAGATTTAACTTTAATTTTATATATAAAGGATGAGCTTCACTAACTTTATATAAAACTAAGAAAATTGCTAATTGCATTAAAATTCTCAAACTTTTAGGTGAATCTTCATTAAAAATATTTTCTGTAACTTTTAGGTGAGCTAACAGTTCATAAACAAACTCATTATTTTTAGCAGCAAATATTAAAGACTCTTTTGATTTAAAGACTCCAAGTTTTTTAAATACTAATCTATCATACTCATTTTCAGTAACCATATTATCAAATGATAAATCTTTTGAGTAGTGAATATCAGTAGTAGCTCCTCCAATATCTATTAGAATAAATGGATTAACAGCTGCAAATTTACTATCTATAAAAGGTAGTGTTTTATTTACAATATATGGAGTTGAAAATATTTGATTTGAAGTTAAATCATATAGATGTTTGATATCTTCTTTTCCTTCAATATCAGCTTGATAAAGGTTTGTTAAATAGTTTTTTAAAGGCTCTTCAACAACATGTAGTTTATTATTAATAATATTTTCTACAATTACAAGATTTTTAATTTTTGATGTTAAATAATCTCTATCTTTAACAGTTCCTGCAAAAACTACATTCGAGTAGTTTAAATTTGCTAAATAGTTAAATAATTTTTCATCAAATACCTTATCAACGCTATTTATTCCACCCACAATTATAACAACATCAATTAAATCACTAGGAATTGAAGTTGTATCAATATCTTGATATAAAACAGTATTAATAATATTAATTCCTGAATTATAAGCAATATTTGTTGCAAATTTTAGTGAAAAAGAGTTTGTAACTCCAATAATTAGTGTTGTTAATCCACCATTTGCTGATGAACAAATAAATACTTCATCTTTTTTAAATTTAGAGATAGTATCAGAACATTTTGATAATAAATCATCATAAATATCTTTATTAAAATCTCTAAAATGTTGCTCAACTTGGTTATTTGCACAAACTTTAAAATATGTACTTCCAACGTCTATTAATAATTTATTTTGGCTCATTGCATAATTCCTATATCATGAATAATATCATTTACTATTGATGAAGCATCTTTATTTAAATCACATTGTGCTTTTTCATATTCAAAACATCTATCACTTATTGGAAGATTTCCTTTTTTGATGATTCTTATGTTTTTATTTTTATCTCTCACAGTCACAACTTCATTATGATTGATAATATGTGGAGAGTATGGAACATCTATGATTCCAGATTTTATAGAGTTAAATACTTTTCTCCATAATGTGTCTGCTTTATCATTAAATACAGCTTCCATAATAGCCATTACTTCTTGTGTTACAATCTCTTCTTCTTGTTCATCAGTAATTACAGGAATTCCTTGTAACATTCTTAGAGTATATTGAGTATTTGCAACTGTTTTTGCATTTGATTCTCGAGTTGGAATACCAAAGGCTTCATCTCTTGTTTTTGTAATGATTTTATCAGCTCGAACCATTGCAGCAATTACAGTTGAAGTATTGATTAATGACTCACTATAATCTTTATTTGATGGAAATGCTCCCATCCATTGGTGATAAACAAGATTTACCATAGCATCACCACATCCGATTTGTTCTGCATAGTGTTTTGCCATTTTTCTTAAAACATTAGCTGTTACTATATCTTGAATCATAGAACCAGTTTGAGAAAATGAAACAGAGAAAGATTTTACACCTTCTTCAAGAGATAAAAGCATTTCGCAAATTTGAATAACAATAGTAATACAAGGAGGCACTAAAGTAGCAGTTAGTGGTCCAAATGATTCTCTATTTATTGGTTCATTTAGTTTTGAATAGTTTGCACAAACTCTTTCTACATATTTCCAATACATAAATGCTTTATCAAGTGGAAAGTTTTTAGAGTAGGGTAAAAGGTAAGTAATTGGTCCACCTTCAATTTCAAAAATACCAGAAGCTAAAGCAGTTTCTATTAAAAGTCTAGCATCAGGAGTTCCATGTCGCAAGCTAATTGGTTTATCAAAGTGAGTCATCATTTTTCTAGATGTTCTATAACCATGATTTACAAGTGGATAACCATTTAGCATATCAACTTCATTTTCTTCTGAAAGTTTTAACATCTTAGCACTTGTTGCATAGTCATTTAATCTTGTATTTGAATCAATAGTACAAGGCAATACATCAACATTTGCTTCATTGAAAAACTCATACAATGAAAACATTTTTTTATAAGTAGGAAATCCACCACGTGGTTGAACTAACATTTTTTGTTTGTTCTTAAAGTGATGAGAAATAAATAGATTTTTAGAAGCGCCTTTTATAAACTCTTCAATTTCTGCAAAATCAAAATTATCTGCATACTTATTTTGAACGATTATATTTCGTTCTTCTTGAAGTAAACTCAATTTCTCTCCTTTAAATATTTTTCTAATTCATCTAATCCTGTATTTAAATCTGTTTGGTGAAATACTAAATCAAATCCATAGTTTTTGAATTTTGGTACAAGAACACTTGCATCTCCTTCTCCAACTGCTAAATTCCCACCAATCATAAATACAACATCTTTTAGGTTTTTGTATTTAGATTTTAAAATACCTAATTCTCTACACCAACCTTCAGCTTCACCATTTAGTGAAGAGATTAGTAATACATCAGCATTTGTTTCAATAACTGCATCTATAAACTCTTCAAGATATGTATTAACACCTAAATTAAATACTTCAAATCCTCTTGCTTGTAACGATATATCAATAAGTCTGTTTGCAACTACGTGAATATCATTACCAACTACGCCTGTAACTACTTTCATATTTTCTACCTAAATTTACTAGATTTTATTTGTTTTCATAAAGTTGGTGATTTTATCTAAAATAGGGTTATAAATTGTTTATAAGGTGTGGAAGTGGAGGGTTTTTTGATTTTATTATTAAATAAAGAGAGAAAGAGCCTCTTTATTTACTTGTTGCTACATCAAATTTACCAATTGCACAAGAAACGAAGCTTTTTGCTGTTGTTGCTGCTTTTTCAAATCCACTTAACTCATCAGTAGTTAATGGATAACCTAAAGATCTAAGTTTTACTTTTAAAGCATCAAGTTTTTCATCTTCAATATCGAGTGTAATTTTTCTAGGATGAACTTCTAAATCTACGCTTACTTCTCCAAACTCATCTTTTAGTGATTTTGTAAGGGTGCTGGCACATCCACCACATTTTACATTTAAAACTTCAAATGTTTGTTTCATATTTTACTCCTTATTTTCCTTTTTGTTTAAAACTTTAAAGGTAAAATTTTATATATTGAAAGTATAACTGTTTTGCTCTTAGTTTTAATTTTATATGGAAGAAGATTTGATATTTTGTGATTAACTAGATTGATATAAATAGAAAAAAAGAGAAGAAAAATCTTCTCTTTTTATTTCTTAGGATTAGAAATTATCCAATAATAGCGTTTAATGTAGCAGATGGTCTCATAGCAGCTGATGTTTTAGCATCATCTGGTAAGTAGTATCCACCCATATCAACACTGTTTCCGTGAACTGCAACTAATTCTGAAACGATTTTATCTTCATTTTCAGTCATTGCTTTTGCAATTGGTGCAAATTCTGCTGCAAGTTCAGCATCAGCAGTTTGTGCTGCTAATTCTTGTGCCCAGTACATAGCTAAGTAGAAATGAGAACCTCTATTATCAATTCCACCTAATTTTCTTGATGGTGATTTATCATTGATTAAGAATGTTCCAGTTGCTTTATCTAAAGTATCAGCTAAAACTTTTGCTTTTGGATTATTTTGAGTATTTGCTAAGTGATCAAAAGAAGCAGCTAATGCCATAAATTCACCTAATGAATCCCATCTTAAATAATCTTCTTCAGCAAATTGTTGAACGTGTTTAGGAGCAGATCCACCAGCACCTGTTTCAAATAATCCTCCACCTTGCATTAATGGAACGATTGATAACATTTTTGCAGATGTTCCAAGCTCTAAAATTGGGAATAAGTCAGTGTTATAATCTCTTAATACATTTCCAGTAACAGAAATAGTATCAAGACCAGCTCTCATTCTTTCTAAAGATTTTTTAGTTGCATCAACAGGAGTCATAATAGAAATATCTAATCCCGTTGTATCATGAGTTGGTAAATATTTTTCAACTTTTTTAATCATCTCAGCATCATGAGCTCTTGCAGGGTCTAACCAGAAAATTGCAGGAGTATTTGATAATCTTGATCTTGTAACTGCTAATTTAATCCAATCTTGAATTGGAGCATCTTTTGCTTGACACATTCTGAAAATATCTCCAGCTTCAACATCAAAACTAAATACAGTGTTTCCATCTTTATCAGTAACAACAATTTTTCCATCAGCTTTTGCTTGGAAAGTTTTGTCGTGTGAACCATATTCTTCAGCTTTTTGAGCCATTAAACCAACATTTGGAACTGTTCCAATTGTTTTTACATCTAATGTACCATTTTCTTTACAATCATCAATAACAGCTTTAAAAGATTGTGCATAACATCTATCAGGAATCATTGCTATTGTGTCTTCTTCTTTATCTTCAGCATTCCACATTTTCCCACCACCTTTAATCATAGCAGGCATAGAAGCATCAACGATAACATCTGATGGTACATGTAAATTTGTAATTCCTTTAGCAGAATTTACCATTGCAAGTCTTGGTTGTGTAGCATAAACTGCAGCAATATCAGCTTCAATTTCAGATTTTTTAGCTGCATCAACTTTGTCTAATTTAGAGTATAAGTCACCTAAACCATTATTAAAGTTAACACCTAATTCTTTGAATAAATCAGCATGTTTAGCAATTAAATCTTTAAAATATACTTCAACAGCAAATCCAAACATAATAGGATCAGATACTTTCATCATTGTAGCTTTTAAGTGTAATGATAATAATACATCTTCTTTTTTAGCTCTTTCAATAGCACTTGCATAGAATTCTTTTAAAGCTTTTGCACTCATAGTTGTTGCATCAATGATTTCACCAGGAATAACTTTTGTAGAAGCTTTTAATACAGTTTCAGTCCCTTTTGCATCAATAAAAGAGATTTTTAAATCATCTGCATCATCAAAAGTTTTTGATAATTCAGAACCATAAAAGTCACCTGAATTCATAAATGCAACGTCAGTTTTAGATTCAGCAGTCCATTTACCCATTCTATGAGGATTAGCTTTTGCGTAGTTTTTAACAGCACCTGGAGCTCTTCTATCTGAATTTCCTTCTCTTAATACAGGATTAACTGCAGATCCAGAGATTTTTGAATATCTAGCAGTGATTTCTTCGCTAGCATCATAATTTGGTACATCATAACCTTTTGCTTGTAATTCAGCGATTGCAGCTTTTAATTGAGGAACAGAAGCTGAAACATTTGGTAATTTGATAATATTAACTGTTGGATCTTGCGTTAATGCACCAAGTTCTGCTAAATCATCACCAATTTTTTGGTCTTCTTTTAAGTTTTCAGGGAAGTTTGCTAAAATTCTTCCAGCTAATGAAATATCTTTTGTAACCATTTCAATACCAGAGCTTTTTGTGAAAGCTTTAATAATTGGTAAAAAAGAGTATGTTGCTAAAGCAGGAGCTTCATCAACTTTTGTGTAAATGATTTTTGACATATTGTTTCCTAAATTTTGAATTTTAATGTTGAATGCATAA
This region includes:
- a CDS encoding AMP-binding protein, translating into MSINCIRTLIEDANVSNPDKIALVFGNEKLTYRELFTKVNQIAYYLAELDLPKGSRIGIYSNKGIDQVIAILAILSTNYVLVPLTKLLKAEQVEYIIGDCDIKCIITDKIKLESIEEIKFEGHIISYETSHKDLPSFEEIYKYYNKPYICDVSGHNNAVITYSFGLSGKPNGIVISHRNLIDSARVVSQYLHLEQNDVISGLLIFNLDYGLNQLFCSLYKRATLALHRFVLPSDFFNHIINDKITVLPLMPINISDMFDEDEHRLPSAELLKGVRIITSSGGNVTAKMIKDLEKHFTNAKFYSMHGLTEAFRSTYLDPSQLKIRPNSIGKAIPDVELYVIDENGKECAPRVVGELIHRGGYIYKGFWNAPKETEQRFKSIDILKNAINLEGQLRDEIVVKTGDFVYKDEEGYFYFVSRQDDMIKTRGFRVNPYEIESVIDNIFPSIDQCAVFSIENEEIEEEIVLVYSGNSELNSSEILFELKNHLASYMLPSKIIYKKSLPLIPSDKNKINKEELKKELKTK
- a CDS encoding glutamate mutase L, producing the protein MSQNKLLIDVGSTYFKVCANNQVEQHFRDFNKDIYDDLLSKCSDTISKFKKDEVFICSSANGGLTTLIIGVTNSFSLKFATNIAYNSGINIINTVLYQDIDTTSIPSDLIDVVIIVGGINSVDKVFDEKLFNYLANLNYSNVVFAGTVKDRDYLTSKIKNLVIVENIINNKLHVVEEPLKNYLTNLYQADIEGKEDIKHLYDLTSNQIFSTPYIVNKTLPFIDSKFAAVNPFILIDIGGATTDIHYSKDLSFDNMVTENEYDRLVFKKLGVFKSKESLIFAAKNNEFVYELLAHLKVTENIFNEDSPKSLRILMQLAIFLVLYKVSEAHPLYIKLKLNLLKSIVLTGGITKVLSFEEAEDIISFFYKKILTSDIHPAIIMDSNYDIWTLGITQQ
- a CDS encoding methylaspartate mutase, whose amino-acid sequence is MSLLQEERNIIVQNKYADNFDFAEIEEFIKGASKNLFISHHFKNKQKMLVQPRGGFPTYKKMFSLYEFFNEANVDVLPCTIDSNTRLNDYATSAKMLKLSEENEVDMLNGYPLVNHGYRTSRKMMTHFDKPISLRHGTPDARLLIETALASGIFEIEGGPITYLLPYSKNFPLDKAFMYWKYVERVCANYSKLNEPINRESFGPLTATLVPPCITIVIQICEMLLSLEEGVKSFSVSFSQTGSMIQDIVTANVLRKMAKHYAEQIGCGDAMVNLVYHQWMGAFPSNKDYSESLINTSTVIAAMVRADKIITKTRDEAFGIPTRESNAKTVANTQYTLRMLQGIPVITDEQEEEIVTQEVMAIMEAVFNDKADTLWRKVFNSIKSGIIDVPYSPHIINHNEVVTVRDKNKNIRIIKKGNLPISDRCFEYEKAQCDLNKDASSIVNDIIHDIGIMQ
- the glmS gene encoding methylaspartate mutase subunit S, which gives rise to MKVVTGVVGNDIHVVANRLIDISLQARGFEVFNLGVNTYLEEFIDAVIETNADVLLISSLNGEAEGWCRELGILKSKYKNLKDVVFMIGGNLAVGEGDASVLVPKFKNYGFDLVFHQTDLNTGLDELEKYLKERN
- a CDS encoding heavy-metal-associated domain-containing protein, which gives rise to MKQTFEVLNVKCGGCASTLTKSLKDEFGEVSVDLEVHPRKITLDIEDEKLDALKVKLRSLGYPLTTDELSGFEKAATTAKSFVSCAIGKFDVATSK
- a CDS encoding NADP-dependent isocitrate dehydrogenase, with product MSKIIYTKVDEAPALATYSFLPIIKAFTKSSGIEMVTKDISLAGRILANFPENLKEDQKIGDDLAELGALTQDPTVNIIKLPNVSASVPQLKAAIAELQAKGYDVPNYDASEEITARYSKISGSAVNPVLREGNSDRRAPGAVKNYAKANPHRMGKWTAESKTDVAFMNSGDFYGSELSKTFDDADDLKISFIDAKGTETVLKASTKVIPGEIIDATTMSAKALKEFYASAIERAKKEDVLLSLHLKATMMKVSDPIMFGFAVEVYFKDLIAKHADLFKELGVNFNNGLGDLYSKLDKVDAAKKSEIEADIAAVYATQPRLAMVNSAKGITNLHVPSDVIVDASMPAMIKGGGKMWNAEDKEEDTIAMIPDRCYAQSFKAVIDDCKENGTLDVKTIGTVPNVGLMAQKAEEYGSHDKTFQAKADGKIVVTDKDGNTVFSFDVEAGDIFRMCQAKDAPIQDWIKLAVTRSRLSNTPAIFWLDPARAHDAEMIKKVEKYLPTHDTTGLDISIMTPVDATKKSLERMRAGLDTISVTGNVLRDYNTDLFPILELGTSAKMLSIVPLMQGGGLFETGAGGSAPKHVQQFAEEDYLRWDSLGEFMALAASFDHLANTQNNPKAKVLADTLDKATGTFLINDKSPSRKLGGIDNRGSHFYLAMYWAQELAAQTADAELAAEFAPIAKAMTENEDKIVSELVAVHGNSVDMGGYYLPDDAKTSAAMRPSATLNAIIG